A segment of the Hippopotamus amphibius kiboko isolate mHipAmp2 chromosome 8, mHipAmp2.hap2, whole genome shotgun sequence genome:
tcaatcccaaGTCAGGGAACGAAAATCCCTAGCATGGTCAAAAActtaattaaataattacttaagtaattaattaaagcTTCttactttcacttaaaaaaatggagataaataaacaaaaacataaattatgGTTTAAATTATTAACTAGGATCTGAAATGAATATGAAAGAAACCCTAAGCCTTAACAAGATACTGCCACCAAGGTTAAATTaacataaagagaaaaggaagcagcaATTTACTCGAAAAGAACCAGGGAGGCCTAAGGCTGGTGCAAGAGAACTCAGATAAACCCCACATCCACCAATCCGACTCATTTAGTGCAACCTGAGGGTGGTGTTTTTTGTAGTTAGGGAGACGGAAAAGCTACACTAATAATCGCAAAGCCCTAAATGTGCACTGCTGGCTGaatttatagggaaaaaaatgaaagggtctgCACTGCAGGGGTGGAACTCTGCCCTCCAAGCAAAGAGTAAATGACCCCAGTAGATGGACATCTAAAGCaaatgtagggcttcctaggtggcacagtggttgagaatccacctgccaatgcaggggacacgggttcaatccctgctgcaggaagattccacatgctgcggagcaacaaagcccatgcggagcaactaagcccatgcgccgcaactattgagcctgcactttagagcccgtgagccacaactattgagcccatgtgctgcaactactgaagcccatgcgcctagagcccgcgctccgcaaagagaagccacggcaatgaggagcctgcgcaccacagcgaggagtagcccccactcacagcaactaaaaagaaagtccgcacacagcaaaaaagacccaacacagccaataaagcaAGTGCAGTCATCCATATTTtggtttttggcttttgtttttatttttataatttatttatttatttatttttatttttggctgtgtcgggccTTAACTGTGGCAGGCAGGATGTTTCCTGCTGTGCGCGGTCTTCCCTCCAGATGTGGCATgcgagttttctcttctctagctgtggctctcaggctccagagAGTGTGGGCTCTTAGTTTGCAGCACGGAGGGCTTTCTaactgaggctcacaggctcagtagttgtggcacgcaagcttagttgtcccacagcatgtgggatcttagttccctgaccagggatcaaacctgcgtcctctgcattgcaggacagattcttaccactgaaccaccagggaagtcccccccttttttaatatttatttatttaatcaatttgtttatttttatttttggctcatATTTTGGTAGTAGGtgtgtttctaaaaatttgtttaaatcgGTCCTTTGTGAATAATAGAGGACTTATATGAATTAGGGAAACTTGTCTATCTGTAAATAAAGCTGTTACCTGAAAACAGAATTCAAATTGTAGACAAAGCCATACTTTCAAGTATGTTTGTCCTGTTTGCGTTGGCAACTGGAGTTCATGGACCTCAGAAGCAGGAAAGCTATCCTCACGATCCTTCCTTGCTCCACTGTCACTGCCCCTCCACGAAGGACCTTCTAAGAGACTGCGATCTTCCAGAAGATGGAATATAGTCAAACCAAAATAAAGGCAAAGAGAAACTTTTATGTGATAAAGTTAATTATTTTGTTAGGAAAATTAGCAAACAACTGTTGATAAATAGGAATGCAAGCTAGAATCAGGGCAGAGAGAAAAGCACATAAATGGAAGGAAACACGTGCACAGCACATCTAAAGAGGATTGGGACTCGTGATCCCAGTTGATGGAACTCAGTGATGTCAGCTCTTCCTTAGGAGCCAAGATGTACTCGTGTCTTCATTTTGGATGTTTGATAATTGATTGGAAACTTTTCAGAGAGGGAAAACTGAAAATACCCAAAGCAGAAAAGGCAGGAGTCCAAATTCAGGAGCAAAGTCAGAGCCCCAGAAGATAAGTCCCAGAATACCAGATGATGTCAGGTAGGGCAGGTGAACAGAGTACAGAAAGGTCCAAGAACAGGGGCTGGGCCGGCCTGCCTAGCAGCAGCATTGCTTCTTGCAGCAGCCCTTCTGCTGGCAACAGCCCTTCCCACGGCCGCAGCCACGCGAGTTGCAGCTACAGGTGCAGCGGCAGCAGCAGACCACGGGGACGCTGCAGCAGCCCCCACAGCAGCCGTAGCAGCAGGGGCAGCAGCTGGTGCAGCCGCCGACCCGGTAGCGTCTGCCCGTGGTGCAGCTGCCACAGCCGCCACCGCAGCCACCACCGCAGCCACCACCGCAGCCGCCACCACAGCCACCACAACTTCCACAACCACAGCAGCCCATGGTGTCAGTAGAGAGGACTcaggagaggtgaggagggagactcaggaggggagggaggtctgATGCTTGCCTCCACCAAGGGCCCCTTAAATTCCATCTCTAGCGGAGGGTATTGACCTAAGACTCAAGGCCACTTCCCTGTTGTTGATGCAAATACCCACAGCAGACACTCACATGGCCTTTGTGCACTTCCTAAATGGATCCTTCTCACTTAAAAAACTTGCTAAATTTAACTTTCACTTGTCTTCTTAAAGCCATCTTTAAAATAGAACAGGAAAAGATTATTAACCTCCTTTGCTTTTGGGGAACTTGTACAGGTCTGAACGGATCAGAATTCCCCTTGGCTACTTTTACATCTCTCAGCCCTGTCAGCCCAGGACAAAGATTGTTCATTCCCAATTACCAAGCTGTGAAACACTGCTTTAGATGGAGGAGACCATTTTGAAATTGAAAGGGAAAGCGCGATCCAGATTCACATTGTGATTCCACATCCTCTAATGTAGGTCAGGACTCTGATTCAGCGGAGAAATGATCCTGTGTTATCAGGGGTTACTCCAGGGCGTCCTTTGCGTTGTGCCAGATGATAAAGGCACATCCTGAGCAGAACATTCCCAAGTCACCTGCCAAATTCAAGGACACTCCTGCTGTCATCAACCTGTTAAAAAAGAAGGACGAACTGAAAGGTGTATTTCTGACAGCTGTGTGTTGCTGGGGTGGTCAGGGACCAGCCCCCATGGAATGCTTACTTGAAATGGTTGCTTTCAAATGACCATCTCTGCACAGACCACTCTTTCCTGTTAGAGGTGAACAGTGGAGGCAATGAGTGGAGTCTGCAGGTCAGGTTCTGTTAACCATTCTCAGAAGATCAAAATGCTCTTATTGGCCACCCTGAGACTGTCCAAGCAGCACACAGCCAAGGAGAGCTCAGGTGTCCCCTCAGCCCCCTGCAGGACCCTGAGTTGGAGGAGCTTGTAATTCCCCTGGAACAATGTTATGACATGGTTCTTTTAACACCGGGCTCCCTTCAGGTTAGTTTTTAGTACTGTTAAAGATGCCTTCTGTGTACTCCTTACCAAACCAGAAAGTTTATACAGTGGTTTAGTGCTCTAAACACTTAACCACTAAACCCTGCCTACCCTTACCTGGCATTAGTCACTATATTTCTAGGATAAGCCCTGTGTAAAACAGCCAATTCATTTCTGTTAATACTTTTTGGCTGAAATTTTGGAATGTAATAATTTCCTGTGAATGTTTGgtagtttttctttcctgtaacaGAGTAAAGACAGAACAGTAAAATTGCTTAAATAACTATACTGGAAAACACACAGCGAACAAGCATTTCTTCCATGCCTTCATCTAGTATACAGTCCTGCCCAACTCTCTAATCCTCaggatttgtctgtttttattaaaAGGGCACCTGAACTTCTGCTTTAATGCAACTTGATATTTTTCCATCATATAAACTGAGAGGAGGACAGTATATTCAGCTTAATAGGTAGTTGTTGAATTATCTTTCTCTTATGAGGAAGTGACTCTGCAGGGCACTGTGAGAACATAAGATGAATCCACAAGCTCTTAGTCTGGTAAGAAATGCATGTAAAGAAATCTCAATACAATGGGACAAGAACCAGAATAACCCTATAAATTGACTTCCTTAGAGGTATGAGGAAAAAGCTGATTCTGAGTGTATGTGAGAAAAAGGGAATTGGGAAGACTAGGACAAGGACTATCACAAGAAAGCCCTCCTATATAAGAGCTTCAGTAAAAACTGGAGATAAGAAAATGTCAGGGGTGGTCAGACAGCACCTGCTATAGACCTATGGGTGGGACTTGCAGGAGGCACAGAAAGCTAAGAACAGTGAGGGCAGAGCCTGGAAACATAGGTAGAATCAAAGGTAAATATCCTTGGGAACCACGTTGAAGACCCATTGGAAATTTGGAAGTCAGTGGAAATGTTACCAAGGCTTTTGCCCAGCAGTCATACCCCTGTCTCTCCCTTGAATGGAATGAACTGGGTTTCGGGCTCAAGcataaaagaaacatgtaccataatgtttattgcagcactatttacaatagccaggacatggaagcaactgaaatgcccatcaacaaatgaatggataaagaagatgtggcatatatatacaatggaatattactcagctataaaaagggatgagatggagctatatgtcatgaggtggatagacctagagtctgtcatacagagtgaagtaagtcagaaagagaaagacaaatattgtatgctaaatcacatatacggaatctaaaaatggtactgatgaactcagtgacgagaacaaggacgcagatacagagaatggactggagaactcgaggtatgggagggggcggggggtgaaggggaaactgagatgaagcgagagagtagcacagacatatatatactaccaactgtaaaacagatagtcagtgggaagttgttgtgtaacaaagggagtccaactcaaggatggaagatgccttagaggactggggcggggagggtggtggggactcgggggtggggggagtcaaggaagggagggaatacagggatatgtgtataaaaacagatgattgaacttggtgtacccccaaaaaaataataaaaaaaaaaatagttaaaaaaaaaaaagggaaaaaaaaaaaaaagagcgaaaCAAGAGCTGGCTCAAACTAAGCTCAAGATGGCAGAAGCTCTGACCTGcggtggaccttgagcctcattatacattCATTTTCATACATTGGCATACTAAATGACACACCTCCTAGTGCCATGACAGTTGACAGTTGCCATGACAGCAATGGGACAAGCCCACACAAGAACTGAAAAGGGGTGTTGCCTCCGTTCTGGGTCAAAACCACATGCCTGCTCTTGTATAAGTCATGAACCTTACTCCCTCTCTTTATTCAATTCCCTCCCTTTTACTTTGACCCTCTTATACAAACAGTATCTTTGACCAAATCTGGTTGAGAAGTTGATTAGTGTACTAAGTTCccacttctccattcttttttttttcccttcatatttTGGGGctgtgttttgggtctttgttgctacgccctcggactttctctagttgtggcgagtggaggctactctttgttgcggagctcaAAGGtacgcggacttcagtagttgcagctactgggcttagttgctctgcggcatatgggatgttcccagcccagggatcacacccatgttccctgcattggcaggtggattcttacaactgcaccaccagggaagtccacccacttctccattctttggccactgaataaagcttgtgctgtTCCAATCTCAGCATCAGTTTCATTATTGgctgaacagaaaaagaaccTCCCTGTCTAAGACAAGTGGTCCCAGCTCAGGCTAGGACCCCAGTAGGGGTCCAGGAGGCTAATTCCATAACAGGAACTAGGATTCATGTTTCAAGAAGGTGACTGACAATAGAACCAGGACTTGGGAAGGTGAAACTGAAAACAGGGATGAATTAAAAGATGTTTGCAACATCTTGGCCAGATAGTGTATGGGCTCCAATGGGCAAAGACTGGggaactgagagagagaaagagtgacaAGCTGGGCATGGAATATTCCCCAGGGGAGCATCAACGCAGAAGAGAAAACGGGGTCACGTTAAGAGTAGCGAACAGTGTTTTACCAGATCTGCTATTTAGTCAGTAAGTggccaataaatacttgttgaatgtgCTGATCAATTGATTGATTACTTTAACGAATCCACCTTTATGTTCCATGTGGGTCCTCTCACCCTCTTCAAAGTCCTCCTGCCCCAACAACCATTATTCTGGGCATTCGTGTGCTCAGGAGCACATCACAATCAGCTGCTCTGTGGACTGgtcttttcctttgcttcattTTCTACCCTGGGCAGTCTCCCAGGCCAGCAGTGATGCAACTCTGAGGCCTTATAAGCAGAAAAACACCATGAAAACATATGGTGGATGGGACCTCCTGCGCATACCGGTTGAAGGTCCTAAGCCAAAGCTATACCACAGTGGAgcccaccactgccaccaggcaCCACACTATGTTGTAGTTCCTGCCAGTGCCAACACTCCTGGCCACAACTGTATCAACGTCATTCTGCCCAGATGTCACTTTAGTATAATGGAGAAAATGTTCTGCCCCCACCTGGTGCCACATTCTGTTACGTGGTCTGAAAATGCTGCCCTGGACTCTCCACGACTCATAAGAAAATTGTTCTCATTGCTTTTTCTCTGCATCATTCAGGCACAAGTCCATAGTGGGACAGGACACAACTATTACAAATCTGTGACTTGGACTACTCAAACCATCTCTCGTATCTGGGGAAGTGTCATAAAGCCAAGCTTCATTGTCTGAcaccttttctttaaaatgatcttacttgcttttgcttttgttggaaTGGTCTTCGGTCTTCATCTCAAAGGAACTGGCAACCCACTTCACCATTTCTCTAAACAAGGCAGCACCTCCAGACCAGTAGAGTTGAAGGTCAAGCTGGACAGTCACTGGGGTGAATGATACCATGGGAGTAGAACTAATAAAAATCTGTGGTTACCCAAATGGCTTTCCAGTGCCTTTTTCTAGCTTAAGAAGCTAGCCAATCATATAACGTCTCCTTACATGCTTGTTACTGCTCACTGTTTTTGTACCAATCCTCCGCACAATGAGGTTAAAATGGAAACGTCTGCATGCAGTACATGTGCTCAAAGGTTCCTTGTGGAAAGTCAAGTTGAAAAAGGTATGGAGAAAAGTTTATGAGGTTCCCTCACCCTCCAGGCTATCTTTCAGACCAGGTATTCAGAAAATGAACAAGACATTAACAAGCCATCCGTCAGAGGCTCTGCCTTTGAATGAACTGATATGGGATGGGTTAGCAACAAATAAAAGTTTCTTGCCATCtataaaggaaattgaattttttgtctttatcttgaaTATATAACTGCATTTTCCTCTACGTTTTGTGAGTGAAAGGTGGGAGaacacttacatttaaaaaaaaatctgtttctctttccttcatataagaaaagacaaagagggCCTGTACAGGGCCTGTACATCCAGAATTTGATGGATGTGGCAAAAAACAGTGTCTGTTAGGGACACGTCACAGAGCCAAAAAGGTGATGGAAATGATTAGTTACACTGAGAAAAAGCGGATAGATGCTAAAGGAACAAAGACTCAGGGCACCTGCAGATCACCCATAGGTCCTGGACCATCatatttaatcctaacaacaCCTTCCACTGCAAGAGTGCAGGAATCCCTATAATTATCTGAAGACTAAACTAGACTCCCAAACAGATACTATATAatgggttctttgcttttcttgaaatttttaaccaaaattagaaaaaataacattGGACAACAATCAAGACTCATTCAATTCACCTACATACGAACCATCAGCTCGGCTCCACTCCATGGGGAGAGATGACAATTCCAAACTCCAATCAGCCAACTTGTACAACAAGGCCATTGGAAACCCCAGGGCATTCAAATGTCTGACCCATTAATCAGTAACATAAATTCCTACCTAAAGCATGGCTCTAATGTGTAAGCATGCCAGTTAAATATAACCAGGTGTTGCTGACCTAAATACAGGAGACTGTGTAGCACATCTATCAATTAACTTCCTGCTCACAGTTCTATTTCAAAAGATAAACACTTGAGCAAAAGCAAaccaaatcaacaaatatttgttgaacccCTGATACGTGCCAGGCAACATGGATGATACAAGGAAATGTGCTTCTAAGTAACTCCAAACTCAtaagagagatgagaaaaaataactgggtaaattaggaagaaaaaagatttaacTGATAGTCCAATAAAAGAAGAGTTGACTCAAAGTACTGGCTGATTAAGTTCAAAGTGAATATTAAGACTTACAAGAATTCCAAGAGTTCTAAATGACTTCCACTTACACAGTGAAGAAAGAAAGGCTTTGTGAAGAAGGCAGAGCTTGAGCTAGGTCTTGAATGGGAAACTGGACGTGAATAGGTATAGAGGAGGAAGGAGTGAAGGATGGAGGATGCTGTCTGGGGTCATTGTGTATGAGctgcttcctccctccatctctccgtGTATGACCTGATCTTTCTCTGCCTCAATTCcctgatgaaaataataataccctAATACCGAAAAACCTAGGATTATGGTGAAATGTAAATATGATAAcacataaaacacttagaatagtgcttgggacccaataaatgttagccattgtTTGTATTTCAAGGTAGGCTACACATTGTAAGggaaaatacgagggtgagtcaaaaattatccacactctggctgtagaatttattttaattaacttttaaaaaagacaaataccttattttgcaacataatctctttgctttcaatatactttgtccatctgtccacaagttttcatattccctcattaaaaaatgttttaggctgagctgcaagccacaaatgcaccactgtcttcatttcttcatcagaagtgaatcttcgtccttgtagggctgctttcaggggaccaaacaggtgaaagtccaatggagcaagatcaggactgtggggaggatgctttaacacctaaaaacaaagtttttgcagaatgtcaacagtgtgggcagaagtgtgtggatgtacacaccctcagaccacaaaaaaagaatcactgcacactgctcttctttcatgcaaatcacaagtggggcattcatttttgctcacaccacagttacagatgaactgacgtaacacattcacacctgcacagcagtgactggggcgACAGtggccttgaatggaaagcgctgctAAGACAGtggggccaacagaagttttaatataacctgactgtggataatttttgactcacccttgtgcaAGATTTAttcaggagagagaaaggaaagcaaatttGCACATTGTGGAAAGTTTATTCAAGGGAGTTAGTAGATATTGAAGCCAGAAATAAAAGTTGAGACTAGTTATGAACTTTAGGTCATGAAGACTTCGATGTTTCTTTTGCAAGTGAATTACATATAAAAATGGTGTTTCAGGAAGATGAAGCTGGCAGCAGCTGATAGaataaattaaagacaaaaactgGTGCTTTGATCTCACAGGTGAAGGGAAACTCAGCTGATGCTCTTAGTCCAATGTCAaagggtgtttgtttgtttgcttgtttgttctaAAGatgattaacttatttttttttatttatttattattattttttaattttatttatttattattttctggggggatacaccaagttcaatcatctgtttttatacacatatccccatattccctccctcccttgactcccctcgTCCTCGAgtgccctccaccctccccatcccagtcctctaaggcatcttccatcctcgagttggactccctttgttatacaacaacttcccactggctgtctattttacagttggtagtatatgtatgtctgtgctactctctcgcttcgtctcagcttccccttcaccccccgctccctcccaaactttgagttctccagtccattctctgcatctgcatccttattctcgtcactgagttcatcagtaccatttttagattccgtatatgtgatttagcatacaatatttgtctttctctttctgacttacttcactctgtatgacagactctaggtctatccacctcatgacatatagctccatctcatccctttttatagctgagtaatattccattgtatatatatgccacatcttctttatccattcatttgttggtgggcatttcggttgcttccatgtcctggctattgtaaatagtgctgcaataaacattatggtacaagttcctttgggattatagttttctttgggtatatgcccagtagtgggattactggatcatatggtggttctatttgtagttttttaaggaacctccaaattgttttccatagtggctgtaccaacttacattcccaccaacagtgcaggagagttcccttttctccacaccctctccaacatttgttgtttccagattttgtgatgatggccattctgggctttctctatttgcagcaagctggggctactcttcattgtggtgtgctggctctaggtttgcaggctcagtagttgcagtgcattggctcagtaattgtggcacatgggcttagttgctccacagcatgtgggatcttcttggaccagggatagaacctgtgtcctctgcatgggcaggcggattcttaaccactgcaccaccaaggtgGTCCCGTCAAAGGGTTTTTTTAGATATATGTGAGGGGCTGTGGGTCCCAGGAGAGAGCATTGACAGGACCCAGTCTCAGGAGGGAGATGACACCTGAGTTAAACCCTGAGGAATGAGGAGAGAACCCACTTCTTGAAGGGGCTTAGGTTCACTGCGTGGTCCTGCCAAGATCGGGCCCTCCCAACCACAGAGAAAGTCAAATCTGTATTACAAGAACTTTCAACATCACTGTTGCCATCACTGGTCTGAAAGTCACAGATCAAAGAGGCCACATATATATCAACTATGTCCGTTTCTTTCACCTGGGATAGATGCCCTGATTGCACATGGTGAACTCACTCAGCAAATTATGAAAATCACCTTCACTGGGGGGAAGCCTACAGTCTCAGATCCATCTTCAGGACCTCCTTACCCTCAAATTTCTACCTAGTAATTAATTCTTCTTGCATGAGTCATGCTTGTAGGTGCAGCCTTAATCATAGGGCAGGTGATGAGGCAACCACAAAATGAGGTTTCAGAAGCCCTAGGAAACTCCTCTGTCCCCCTAAACACTCCCTCCTCCGTACCAATACTTCTGAGCTCTTATAATGCTCCAGGTATAATTCTAAGTATTTTACGTGTGTCATTTGACTCAGTTCTTGCAATAACCTTCCAAAGAATATACTGTTAATATTCCCATTGTACATATGAAGAAAGAGTAAGATACTGGAACATTAATTGCCTAAGATCCCAAAGAAATTGGAGAATCAGGAAACAAGCCCTACAGCCTGAACTGATATCTGAACTGACCCTCTTAACCCCTATGCAACACTGCACTTGGTATCTTCAAAGTTCAATGGCtgtactaataagaaaaaaaatatcatattgtacactttaaatatatgcagcttattgtatgtcaactgtatctcactaaaagttcttaaagaaaaaaaaagttcaatgtcTGGTTTAGGGATCAACAAACTAAGGCCTACTTTTGACCTGCcactatttttgtaaataagcttTTACCAGAGCAAAGCCACTCATACACTTAAGTGGTTTTTATGGTCATTTCAAGTTACAATGGCTGAGTTAAGTAGTTGTAACAGAGATCACGTGGGCtgcaaagcagaaaatatttaccatttggTTCTTTAATGATTAGTCAGGAAGGGATTTTTTGAACGTAAGCAAACTGTTTTTGACCTGATATACCATGATGAGCTCAATGCAATGCAAGTTTGGtactcttcttctccctcccacctctaATAAGCCACACGCTGCTCTGAGCATTTGCCATTGGCTTCCCTCTTAAGTGAAATCTGTTTGTTCCTATATCCAGTGTTAGGATGACTTTCCTATTTATTCCTAGTTTTTAGGATCACGGATGCCTGGTCATGGTCTGAGCACAACAAATTTGAAGTACTCATTCTTTCCAACAAATGAATATCATTCCATGTAGAAAACTATTTAAATCGGCATAGAAATAACAGTGGTGGGGTGGGTGAGGAGTATGTGGACTCATATAATACATCTTTCCACGGCCAGGATTAAGGTAAGGTAAATGCATTCACCTGGGGGGCAAAATTTAAGATGGCTCCAAAACCCTCAAgtcatcaagataaataatattttaatgtgatattttaaaaaagtcaaaatcaGTGCAGAAAACTATGATGGACATATGAATTTTACGATCTTCTTGTCAACGTATGCAAAAAAGGAACCTGGGTTTTTAATAAGGATTGCCTTGAACCTGTAAAACAATGTGGGGAGTCTTGACATGTTGACagtattttgttttccagttcaCGAGCTTGCACTGTCTTTCCATTTGTCTAGGTCTTTAGTTTCTTTccacagtgttttgtagttttcattgtagaAGTCTTACACTCCTTTTGCTACGTTTATTCTGtagtattttactcttttgatactattgtaaatggaattatcttcttaatttcatttctgggttgttcattgctagtatatagaaacaatTGCTTTTGTGTATCCGTCTTGTGTCCTGCAAACTTGCAGAACTCATTTATTAGCCCTAATAGCTTTTTTGTTgattccttatgattttctatatacaagaacATGTCATCAGTGAATAAAGATGGTcgtacttcaaaaaaaaatctatgatgaacaaaatatcaaaattttacagAAAGGCAGGACTGGACCCTGAACTTACCTGGCTCAGCCTCCCCTAGTTCCAGCCCTGCTTCTTCCTTTACAACAGTTTGGCACAGTTTAGTACCGACTGGGTATTTAAATAGTACCACAATTCTACAAATAAAATATGGCTCTACCTCCTCCTGCCTATTAAAGATTGTGGCAGGAGGAAAGATACCCATGGTTAACCAGAATCCGAAGTATCTAAGGTCCCATTTCCCATGgagcagaattttaattttaaccatattCACACGAAGAAATATTTCGGGGAGGCCTCCACCAGGACTGTGTGCCAGGTTCTGAAACGCCACAAAGGCAAAATTCATTCCCAACCCCACTCTTCTTCTATAGCCTGCAAGTCTGGGAGTGAAGAAAGTGAGCTTTGGGGTCCAGCagactggatttgaatcctggagCCACCGTGCAATGCCCAAGAGACCTCCTCTCA
Coding sequences within it:
- the LOC130858380 gene encoding small cysteine and glycine repeat-containing protein 7-like, whose translation is MGCCGCGSCGGCGGGCGGGCGGGCGGGCGSCTTGRRYRVGGCTSCCPCCYGCCGGCCSVPVVCCCRCTCSCNSRGCGRGKGCCQQKGCCKKQCCC